A stretch of the Halictus rubicundus isolate RS-2024b chromosome 16, iyHalRubi1_principal, whole genome shotgun sequence genome encodes the following:
- the LOC143362069 gene encoding peptidyl-alpha-hydroxyglycine alpha-amidating lyase 1, which produces MMSLQHDIACCISVLFICNLVDAEYQNYLNYQQSGLHLADRRFGFNEYSENEYTDTSDRDKGSLTLQTDLLSKKGHVSESGIDSVADSSNTLDKNIVWDSNWSNNLKFGQISAVSIDPSGNIGVFHRGSRIWGTNTFDNNNKYIPNDGPIPVNTILLLDKSGKKLLEWGRDMFYLPHGLTIDSYGNYWVTDVALHQVFKFDAEDISVMKKVEKLRKRQYTSERNFRNTRNANNMLQNYDPKPSLILGEVFHPGDDDKHFCKPTAVAVESNGDFFVSDGYCNSRIIKFNSKGEKILQWGRPWGESESMYRQAPTPNAFYVPHALALASEHNLIFVADRENGRVLSFSANNGTFQKEYSHPIIGTKIYSVAYAKEKLYLINGPAPNYEVHVKGFVVDMHTGELLSQFGPSHDMDRPHDIAVTDDGSEIYVVELNNQTMYRFQDINASVQTGKSVITTKPRHEPAPLTDSNTNNPSIGGTTTATLVLSLVTAAVIFIALCVAIAAVVARCQKRGCLLIMRKRMHWEAERREIFKLSSLLEGRRGKGFKIFEKRPNPRDFSKLNTEPETSEDEHPENNLMRVI; this is translated from the exons ATGATGTCTCTACAGCATGACATTGCCTGTTGCAtttctgttttatttatttgcaatCTTGTCGATGCCGAGTACCAAAACTATCTAAACTACCAG CAAAGCGGATTGCATTTAGCTGACAGACGGTTTGGTTTCAACGAATACTCTGAGAATGAGTACACTGATACAAGTGACAGAGATAAGGGATCGTTGACATTGCAAACAGATTTATTATCCAAGAAGGGGCATGTCTCTGAAAGTGGTATAGATTCTGTTGCAGACTCCTCGAATACGTTAGATAAAA ATATAGTATGGGATTCCAATTGGTCAAACAATTTAAAGTTTGGACAAATATCCGCAGTATCAATAGACCCAAGTGGCAACATAGGGGTGTTTCATAGAGGTTCACGTATCTGGGGCACCAATAcatttgataataataataagtacaTTCCGAATGATGGTCCAATTCCAGTAAATACTATACTTCTTCTGGATAAGTCTGGAAAAAAATTACTAGAATGGGGTAGAGATATGTTTTATTTGCCGCACGGATTAACAATCGATTCGTACGGAAACTATTGGGTTACTGATGTCGCTTTACATCAGGTATTTAAATTTGATGCCGAAGACATATCGGTGATGAAGAAGGTGGAAAAGTTGAGGAAAAGACAGTACACCTCTGAAAGAAACTTCCGTAATACTCGTAATGCCAACAACATGTTGCAAAATTATGACCCCAAACCGTCATTGATTCTTGGAGAAGTGTTTCATCCTGGTGACGATGACAAACATTTCTGCAAACCAACAGCAGTTGCTGTGGAGAGTAATGGTGACTTTTTTGTCAGCGATGGTTACTGCAACTCTAGAATTATTAAGTTCAATTCAAAAGGGGAGAAAATTCTGCAGTGGGGGCGACCTTGGGGAGAATCAG AGAGTATGTATAGGCAAGCTCCTACGCCGAATGCATTCTATGTGCCACATGCGTTGGCTCTTGCCAGCGAGCATAATTTAATATTTGTTGCTGACAGAGAAAACGGTAGAGTGTTATCGTTCTCTGCAAACAATGGGACGTTCCAGAAAGAATATAGTCATCCTATAATCGGTACAAAGATATACAGCGTAGCGTATGCTAAAGAGAAACTTTATTTGATCAACGGTCCTGCTCCAAATTACGAAGTACATGTAAAAGGATTTGTCGTTGATATGCATACTGGAGAATTGCTGTCTCAGTTTGGCCCGAGTCACGACATGGATAGGCCGCATGACATAGCCGTTACCGATGATGGGTCTGAGATATATGTAGTGGAATTGAATAATCAAACAATGTATAGGTTTCAAG ATATAAATGCATCCGTGCAAACTGGAAAGTCAGTGATAACGACGAAACCTCGTCACGAACCGGCACCTTTAACGGACAGTAACACTAACAATCCTTCCATTGGAGGTACTACAACAGCAACATTAGTCTTATCCCTTGTTACAGCAGCAGTCATTTTTATTGCCCTCTGTGTAGCAATTGCTGCAGTTGTAGCAAGATGTCAGAAAAGAG GATGTTTGTTGATTATGCGGAAAAGAATGCACTGGGAAGCGGAGAGGCGGGAAATCTTTAAACTGTCGAGCCTATTGGAGGGCAGAAGAGGCAAGGGTTTCAAGATATTCGAGAAGCGGCCGAATCCGCGAGACTTTAGTAAATTGAACACGGAACCGGAAACCTCAGAGGACGAACACCCGGAGAACAACCTCATGAGGGTGATTTAA